A stretch of Metabacillus sp. FJAT-52054 DNA encodes these proteins:
- a CDS encoding HD-GYP domain-containing protein produces the protein MRTGLEQIIDGCVLSEDINGKSKEPLMKKETVMDEEKLEVLRAFMVKEIEVEPYLISGEPFKPGYKIKKKNEADGRIEMETTDISIQFKKQAEQFERMFNSWQSGVSIDIPKVREIVLPLIDLFKDQPKELLNIPNYYTGKDYIAQHCLAVSLMSSYIANQLNFPSGEINQIALAGALSDCGMSKIQPSVLLKRLALTDKEFAEIKQHSIQGYKMIKDIAVIKEGVKVGVLQHHERMDGSGYPLGVKGDQLHPYGKIVALADTFMAMICPRPYRNGLSPFKVFEEIKHDSFGKFDLTAVNVLSKMLARILNGSHVKLSDGTIGEVIFTDSQKPVRPIIRLESNQILQLEKRIDLYIVETLL, from the coding sequence GGAAAAGCTGGAAGTTCTCCGGGCATTTATGGTAAAGGAAATAGAGGTCGAGCCTTATTTAATAAGCGGAGAGCCTTTTAAACCAGGCTATAAAATTAAAAAGAAAAATGAAGCAGATGGACGAATTGAAATGGAAACTACGGATATTTCGATTCAATTCAAAAAACAAGCCGAGCAGTTCGAGCGGATGTTTAACTCGTGGCAGTCAGGCGTATCCATCGATATTCCAAAAGTAAGGGAAATTGTACTGCCCCTAATCGATTTGTTTAAAGACCAGCCAAAAGAGCTGCTGAATATTCCAAACTACTATACGGGGAAAGATTACATAGCGCAGCATTGCCTTGCCGTCTCTCTCATGAGTTCATATATTGCGAATCAATTAAACTTTCCGAGTGGAGAGATTAATCAAATTGCTCTAGCCGGTGCACTGAGCGACTGCGGTATGTCTAAAATACAGCCGTCTGTCCTGCTTAAAAGGCTTGCTCTGACAGATAAAGAGTTTGCGGAAATTAAACAGCATTCGATTCAAGGGTACAAAATGATAAAAGATATTGCCGTAATTAAAGAAGGAGTGAAAGTCGGGGTGCTGCAGCATCATGAGAGAATGGACGGGAGCGGATATCCTTTAGGGGTAAAAGGCGATCAGCTTCATCCATACGGAAAAATTGTTGCACTGGCAGATACGTTTATGGCCATGATCTGCCCCCGTCCATACCGAAACGGACTTTCACCTTTTAAGGTATTTGAAGAAATCAAGCATGATAGCTTTGGGAAATTTGATCTCACCGCCGTAAATGTACTTTCAAAAATGCTGGCTCGTATTCTGAATGGTTCACATGTGAAATTATCGGATGGAACAATCGGGGAGGTTATTTTCACTGATTCGCAGAAACCGGTTCGTCCGATCATCCGCTTAGAGTCTAATCAGATTCTCCAGCTCGAAAAACGAATAGATCTTTATATAGTAGAAACTCTTCTCTGA